A genomic window from Halogeometricum borinquense DSM 11551 includes:
- a CDS encoding magnesium transporter produces MPTEWTVRAITRAMLPVLLALTLVELGSGLVLGSFEAQLLQYPTLLALVPVTIGTAGNLGSILAARLSTAFHLGTLSFDPTDEELVGNAIATVALSVTVFPLVGVGAWGLTSLLGGTRLSVWTVLSVSLASGVVLAVLAVVVTLAATYAAYQFELDPDDVVIPLVTNSCDVLGVVVLFVSVQVFV; encoded by the coding sequence GTGCCGACCGAGTGGACCGTTCGCGCCATCACGCGGGCGATGCTTCCGGTTCTTCTCGCGCTCACGCTGGTCGAACTCGGGAGCGGACTCGTTCTGGGGAGCTTCGAGGCGCAGTTGTTGCAGTACCCGACGCTGCTCGCGCTCGTTCCCGTCACCATCGGGACGGCGGGTAATCTCGGGAGCATTCTCGCGGCGCGTCTCTCCACCGCCTTTCATCTGGGGACGCTCTCGTTCGATCCGACCGACGAGGAACTCGTGGGTAACGCTATCGCCACCGTTGCTCTCTCCGTCACTGTCTTTCCTCTCGTCGGTGTCGGCGCGTGGGGGCTGACTTCACTCCTCGGTGGAACGCGACTTTCCGTCTGGACTGTTCTCTCGGTGTCTCTGGCCTCTGGTGTCGTCCTCGCCGTCCTCGCTGTCGTCGTTACGCTGGCGGCGACGTACGCGGCCTACCAGTTCGAACTCGACCCGGACGACGTGGTCATTCCGCTCGTGACGAACTCCTGTGACGTACTCGGCGTGGTGGTGCTGTTCGTGTCCGTCCAGGTGTTCGTGTAG
- a CDS encoding YccF domain-containing protein: MSDRSLLVRALWFVFVGWWATPIVINVAWALNATIILLPLGIKLINLVPTVLTLKEPRSLSEPDSGRGQRSLLVRAVYFVFVGWWLSFLWANIAALLAVTIIGLPVAYWMFNRLPYVTSLYRFDG; encoded by the coding sequence ATGAGCGACCGTTCCCTCTTGGTTCGCGCGCTGTGGTTCGTGTTCGTCGGCTGGTGGGCGACGCCCATCGTCATCAACGTGGCGTGGGCGCTGAACGCGACTATCATTCTGCTTCCCCTCGGCATCAAACTCATCAACCTCGTGCCGACGGTGCTAACGTTGAAAGAACCGCGGTCGCTGTCGGAACCCGACTCCGGTCGCGGACAGCGCTCGCTTCTCGTCCGCGCCGTCTACTTCGTGTTCGTCGGCTGGTGGCTCAGTTTCCTCTGGGCGAACATCGCTGCGCTGTTGGCCGTGACTATCATCGGTCTCCCGGTCGCCTACTGGATGTTCAACCGACTGCCGTACGTCACATCGCTGTACCGCTTCGACGGATAA
- a CDS encoding AAA family ATPase, producing MKVIGTVGLPGSGKGEAASVAREAGVPVVTMGDVIRNECRERGLDPAEHHGRIAKALREEEGLDAIAARSLPLIEAELEDSDVVLVDGLRSEYELDRFEDAFGDDFVLVSIEAPFDLRAERLLDRGRDDSDVDREALKEREERELGFGMGTVMDRADVVIQNTDSLERFRERIQTLLQDGPDAVESDESEVEGNA from the coding sequence ATGAAGGTCATCGGAACCGTCGGTCTCCCCGGAAGCGGGAAGGGAGAGGCCGCGTCGGTCGCCCGGGAAGCGGGGGTCCCGGTCGTGACCATGGGCGACGTGATTCGCAACGAGTGCCGAGAACGCGGCCTCGATCCCGCCGAACACCACGGGAGGATAGCGAAGGCTCTCCGCGAAGAGGAGGGGTTAGACGCCATCGCGGCCCGGTCGCTCCCGCTCATCGAGGCAGAACTCGAAGATAGCGACGTGGTTCTCGTGGACGGTCTCCGCTCCGAATACGAGTTAGATCGCTTCGAGGATGCGTTCGGTGACGACTTCGTCCTCGTGAGCATCGAAGCGCCGTTCGACCTCAGAGCCGAACGGCTGCTCGACCGCGGCCGCGACGATAGCGACGTAGACCGCGAGGCCTTGAAAGAACGAGAGGAACGCGAACTCGGGTTCGGCATGGGGACAGTGATGGACCGTGCGGACGTAGTGATTCAAAACACCGACTCGCTCGAACGGTTCCGCGAGCGAATCCAGACGCTCCTGCAGGACGGCCCCGACGCCGTCGAGTCGGACGAATCGGAAGTGGAGGGCAACGCATGA
- a CDS encoding RNA-binding domain-containing protein, translating to MIYSAHARIVVPVRDTEVTDRVEDAVRNIFPNVEFEREAGQIVGETHSLEEFSEKLHEQAILDTARREFSKRDDESGFSFALKKQAAFKDVVNFSVGNPDELGDIEVHVTVENPSVEEFIDHIAPPTEEGRPVPPDERE from the coding sequence ATGATATACAGCGCTCACGCGCGCATCGTCGTTCCGGTGCGCGATACGGAAGTGACGGACCGAGTCGAAGACGCCGTGCGAAATATCTTCCCGAACGTCGAGTTCGAACGGGAAGCCGGTCAAATAGTCGGAGAGACGCACTCACTCGAGGAGTTCTCCGAAAAGCTCCACGAACAAGCGATTCTCGACACGGCCCGCCGGGAGTTCTCGAAACGCGACGACGAGAGCGGATTTTCGTTCGCGCTGAAGAAACAGGCGGCGTTCAAGGATGTCGTCAACTTCTCCGTCGGCAACCCCGACGAACTCGGCGACATCGAGGTACACGTCACCGTCGAGAACCCGAGCGTCGAGGAGTTTATCGACCACATCGCGCCACCGACGGAGGAGGGGCGGCCGGTTCCGCCGGACGAACGAGAGTAG
- a CDS encoding LysE family translocator, translating to MTDVVAGLSLTTFLAFCGAAVALILTPGPDTMYVLARGMQGRSAGVRSALGISTGVLVHTAAAALGLAALLRAAPTAYRLVKYAGALYLIYLGLSALRDDEFDPTVQTDAEGSFRRGVFVNALNPKVALFFLAFLPGFAGSGSGAELRMFLLGGTYAVLTALYLSGVAFASGQMGSMLASSRFSSGLNWLGGGVMVALGVGVAVE from the coding sequence ATGACGGACGTAGTCGCCGGACTGTCGCTCACGACGTTTCTCGCCTTTTGTGGGGCCGCCGTCGCACTCATCCTTACGCCCGGACCGGACACGATGTACGTTCTCGCTCGTGGGATGCAGGGTCGCAGCGCGGGCGTCCGATCAGCACTCGGAATTTCGACTGGCGTGCTCGTCCACACCGCCGCGGCCGCACTCGGACTCGCGGCGCTCCTCAGGGCCGCACCGACGGCCTACCGACTTGTGAAGTACGCCGGCGCACTGTATCTGATTTATCTCGGTCTCTCCGCCCTCCGCGATGACGAATTCGACCCGACAGTTCAGACTGATGCAGAAGGAAGCTTCCGACGCGGCGTGTTCGTCAATGCCCTAAACCCGAAAGTCGCGCTCTTCTTCCTCGCGTTCCTCCCGGGGTTCGCAGGGAGCGGTTCCGGTGCGGAACTACGGATGTTTCTCCTCGGTGGAACGTACGCCGTACTGACCGCACTCTATCTCTCGGGAGTGGCGTTCGCTTCCGGGCAGATGGGCAGTATGCTGGCGTCTTCGCGCTTCTCGTCGGGGTTGAACTGGCTCGGCGGCGGTGTGATGGTCGCACTCGGTGTCGGCGTCGCTGTCGAGTGA
- a CDS encoding magnesium transporter, which produces MTIRDAATEAYREALPALVASLVGGLIAGIVLGGMRAELRDVPGLIVLVPALLATRGNVYGSLGARIATALHQGLIEPRVTAGDRRLRAAAAAALGNGLLASAFAAVAVFLVLSALGNRVAPLPVLVGIAVLAGLLSGAVLIAVVVTVVFAGYRRGRNPDTLVGPIVTTTGDVFGILFLLVAVRTVLAIGGVL; this is translated from the coding sequence ATGACCATCCGCGATGCGGCCACGGAGGCGTACCGGGAAGCGCTCCCGGCACTCGTCGCCAGTTTGGTCGGTGGTCTCATCGCGGGTATCGTTCTCGGCGGCATGCGTGCGGAACTCCGCGACGTACCGGGTCTCATCGTCCTCGTCCCCGCTCTCCTCGCCACCAGAGGAAACGTCTACGGGTCGCTCGGGGCGCGCATCGCCACCGCACTCCATCAGGGTCTCATCGAACCGCGCGTCACCGCCGGTGACCGCCGCCTCCGTGCCGCCGCCGCGGCCGCTCTTGGAAACGGTCTCCTCGCCTCCGCATTCGCCGCTGTCGCCGTCTTCCTCGTGCTTTCCGCCCTCGGGAACCGAGTCGCACCGCTTCCGGTTCTCGTCGGTATCGCCGTCCTCGCTGGGTTACTCTCGGGTGCCGTTCTCATCGCCGTCGTCGTTACTGTCGTCTTCGCGGGCTACCGTCGCGGGCGCAACCCCGATACGCTCGTCGGCCCTATCGTGACGACGACGGGCGACGTGTTCGGTATCCTCTTTCTCCTCGTCGCCGTTCGGACTGTTCTCGCAATCGGGGGTGTTCTCTGA
- a CDS encoding KH domain-containing protein yields the protein MQHVKVPQDRIGVLIGEGGETMREIERRAEVRLDIDSESGSVAIEEVGDPVTGMVAPDVIRAVGRGFTPEAALSLLDDEMRAFELIDLQQHTRNKNDLQRQKGRLIGENGRTRELMEELTGAEVVIRGTTLGIIGQPEEVEAVRRATGMILDGAPHGAVYSFLERKHNELTRDFDIQPSD from the coding sequence ATGCAACACGTGAAGGTCCCGCAGGACCGTATCGGTGTCCTCATCGGTGAGGGCGGCGAGACGATGCGCGAGATAGAGCGTCGGGCGGAGGTTCGGTTGGATATCGACTCGGAAAGCGGTTCCGTCGCTATCGAAGAAGTGGGTGACCCTGTGACCGGAATGGTCGCACCTGATGTGATCCGTGCGGTCGGCCGCGGATTCACGCCCGAAGCGGCACTCTCGCTTCTCGATGACGAGATGCGAGCGTTCGAACTCATCGACCTCCAGCAGCACACGCGAAACAAGAACGACCTCCAGCGACAGAAGGGCCGACTCATCGGAGAGAACGGTCGTACGCGCGAACTAATGGAGGAGCTAACTGGTGCGGAAGTCGTCATCCGTGGGACGACGCTCGGCATCATCGGCCAGCCCGAGGAAGTGGAGGCCGTCCGTCGCGCCACCGGGATGATTCTGGACGGCGCACCACACGGTGCGGTGTACTCCTTCCTCGAACGCAAGCACAACGAACTGACGCGCGATTTCGACATCCAGCCGTCCGACTGA
- the rio1 gene encoding serine/threonine-protein kinase Rio1: protein MTESEEFGLVEPAEAGTPGDEWESIDVTDTEADRIARKRDRKFDEFRKRLKDADQFKVEQSVFDDATFAAIYKLVQDGHIDAFGGPISTGKEANVYEALGPEDTDVATKIYRINASNFRHMRDYLEGDPRFEGIGNDKKRVVLAWTQKEFANLERARQAGVRVPEPIAVERNVLVMELVGLVEDRARRLAEVSVENPQTAYEVVREYMRRLYSAGLVHGDLSEYNMIIHDGELVIIDLGQAVTVHHPNADEFLRRDCRNVAKFFSRQGTDTSATDLYEFVTDVDADPTGDPDVDERDAGTDE, encoded by the coding sequence ATGACCGAGAGCGAAGAGTTCGGCCTCGTCGAGCCGGCGGAGGCGGGGACGCCCGGTGACGAGTGGGAATCGATAGATGTCACCGATACGGAGGCGGACCGTATCGCCCGAAAGCGTGACCGAAAGTTCGACGAGTTCCGAAAGCGGTTGAAAGACGCCGACCAGTTCAAGGTCGAACAGTCGGTGTTCGATGACGCGACGTTCGCCGCCATTTACAAACTTGTCCAAGATGGGCACATCGATGCGTTCGGCGGACCCATCTCGACGGGCAAAGAGGCGAACGTCTACGAAGCACTCGGTCCAGAAGATACCGACGTCGCAACCAAAATCTACCGCATCAACGCGTCGAACTTCCGGCACATGCGCGACTACCTCGAAGGCGACCCGCGCTTCGAGGGCATCGGCAACGACAAAAAACGAGTCGTCCTTGCGTGGACGCAAAAGGAGTTTGCCAACCTCGAACGCGCCCGACAAGCGGGCGTCCGCGTCCCCGAACCCATCGCTGTCGAGCGGAACGTCCTCGTGATGGAACTGGTCGGGTTGGTCGAAGACCGAGCGCGCCGACTCGCCGAGGTGAGCGTCGAAAATCCCCAGACAGCGTACGAAGTCGTCCGCGAGTACATGCGCCGGTTGTACTCGGCCGGGTTGGTTCACGGCGACCTCTCGGAGTACAATATGATCATCCACGACGGCGAACTCGTCATTATCGACCTCGGACAGGCAGTCACCGTCCACCACCCGAACGCCGACGAGTTCCTGCGGCGGGATTGCCGCAACGTGGCGAAGTTCTTCTCCAGACAGGGAACAGACACCTCCGCAACCGACCTGTACGAGTTCGTCACCGACGTGGACGCGGACCCGACGGGTGATCCCGACGTGGATGAACGGGACGCCGGAACCGACGAATAA
- the eif1A gene encoding translation initiation factor eIF-1A: MSDNENAGRRDLRMPDDDEEFAVVQDMLGANRVKVRCADGVERTARIPGRMQKRIWIREGDVVLVEPWDWQDEKADVTWRYEKSEADQLREEGHIA, encoded by the coding sequence ATGAGCGACAACGAGAACGCGGGCCGACGTGACCTACGAATGCCCGACGACGACGAGGAGTTCGCCGTCGTACAGGACATGCTCGGCGCGAACCGAGTCAAAGTGCGCTGTGCGGACGGCGTCGAACGAACTGCCCGAATTCCCGGCCGGATGCAAAAGCGCATCTGGATTCGTGAGGGGGACGTGGTTCTCGTCGAACCGTGGGACTGGCAGGATGAGAAAGCCGACGTGACGTGGCGCTACGAGAAGTCCGAGGCCGACCAACTGCGCGAAGAAGGCCACATCGCCTGA
- a CDS encoding D-2-hydroxyacid dehydrogenase, protein MTRILVLDDPAHGIPASEYADELRERLPETTVIHRETTEATVEAAADAAVITGIHLPDDVLEAAAELRLFAAASAGYDHLPLDRLRERGVTVTNASGVHGPNIAEHVIGWLLMLARSLDEGIRRQQRREWRQFQAFGELQGSTVTVVGLGAIGQAIGERLDPFGVETIGVRYTPEKGGPTDEVIGFDEIESALVQTDYLVLACPLTETTAGLIDADALKSLPTDAALVNVGRGGVVDTDALVRTIRRDRLRAAALDVTDPEPLPHDHPLWDFENVLLTPHVSGYTPQYWTRRADILARNIEHIFETGEWTGLENQISP, encoded by the coding sequence ATGACGCGTATCCTCGTCCTCGACGACCCGGCGCACGGTATCCCCGCCTCCGAGTACGCCGACGAACTCAGAGAGCGCCTTCCGGAAACGACCGTTATCCACCGTGAGACGACTGAGGCGACTGTCGAAGCAGCCGCCGATGCTGCTGTGATTACGGGCATTCACCTCCCCGACGACGTACTGGAGGCCGCAGCGGAACTGCGTCTGTTCGCCGCCGCCTCGGCTGGATACGACCACCTCCCGCTCGACAGACTCCGGGAACGCGGTGTCACCGTAACGAACGCCTCGGGCGTCCACGGTCCGAACATCGCTGAGCACGTCATCGGATGGCTACTCATGCTTGCACGCAGTCTCGACGAGGGCATTCGACGGCAGCAACGCCGAGAGTGGCGGCAGTTTCAGGCGTTCGGCGAGTTACAAGGATCGACCGTCACGGTGGTCGGTCTCGGCGCGATAGGGCAGGCAATCGGAGAGCGTCTGGATCCGTTCGGCGTCGAAACCATCGGTGTGCGCTATACACCGGAGAAAGGCGGACCGACAGACGAAGTGATTGGGTTCGACGAGATAGAGTCCGCACTCGTTCAGACGGACTATCTCGTCCTCGCCTGTCCCCTGACCGAAACAACGGCGGGGTTAATCGACGCCGACGCTCTCAAGTCACTTCCGACGGATGCCGCTTTGGTGAACGTCGGGCGCGGCGGCGTCGTCGATACCGACGCGCTCGTTCGCACGATTCGCCGGGATCGCCTCCGTGCGGCCGCACTCGACGTGACCGACCCGGAACCGCTTCCGCACGACCATCCGTTGTGGGACTTCGAGAACGTCCTTTTGACACCGCACGTCTCGGGATACACGCCGCAATACTGGACTCGCCGGGCGGACATCCTCGCGCGAAACATCGAACACATCTTCGAGACCGGCGAGTGGACCGGATTGGAGAATCAGATTTCGCCCTGA
- a CDS encoding DUF7470 family protein yields the protein MFDKLGTKGIAGVVLLVAGIGIVAYQEPIVAAGIALVVAGLGLVASGLVQSVMGMFGMA from the coding sequence ATGTTCGATAAACTCGGTACGAAAGGTATCGCTGGTGTCGTTCTACTCGTTGCTGGTATCGGCATCGTCGCCTATCAAGAACCCATCGTCGCCGCCGGAATCGCACTGGTCGTCGCCGGACTCGGTCTTGTCGCCTCCGGTCTCGTCCAGTCGGTGATGGGCATGTTCGGCATGGCCTGA
- the thsA gene encoding thermosome subunit alpha has translation MIILGEDSQRTQGKDAQSMNITAGKAVAEAVRTTLGPKGMDKMLVDNSGEVVVTNDGVTILKEMDIDHPAANMIVEVSETQEDEVGDGTTTAVVIAGELLDQAEDLIEQDVHATTIAQGFRQAAEKAKEVLEGDAIDVSEDDRETLVKIASTAMTGKGAESAKDLLAELVVDSVLAVADDDGIDTDNVSIEKVVGGSIDNSELVEGVIVDKERVHENMPYMVEDANVALFDGALEVRETEIDAEVNVTDPDQLQQFLDQEEKQLKEMVDQLVDVGADVVFVGDGIDDMAQHYLAKEGILAVRRAKSSDLKRLARATGGSVVGSLDDIEADDLGFAGSVGQKDIGGDERIFVEDVEEAKSVTLILRGGTDHVVDEVERAIDDSLGVVRTTLEDGKVLPGGGSPETELSLQLREFADSVGGREQLAVEAFAEALDVIPRTLAENAGLDPIDSLVDLRARHDGGEFGAGLDAYTGEVIDMEEEGVVEPLRVKTQAIESATEAAVMILRIDDVIAAGDLTGGQTGDDDDDDMPAGGAGGMGGMGGMGGMGGAM, from the coding sequence ATGATTATTCTGGGTGAGGATTCCCAGCGCACACAAGGAAAGGACGCGCAGTCGATGAACATCACGGCCGGGAAGGCTGTGGCCGAAGCCGTCCGGACCACGCTGGGTCCGAAGGGCATGGACAAGATGCTGGTCGATAACTCCGGCGAGGTCGTCGTCACGAACGACGGCGTCACGATTCTCAAGGAGATGGACATCGACCACCCGGCGGCCAACATGATCGTCGAAGTCTCCGAGACGCAGGAGGACGAGGTCGGAGACGGTACGACGACGGCCGTCGTCATCGCCGGTGAACTCCTCGATCAGGCCGAGGACCTCATCGAACAGGACGTCCACGCAACCACCATCGCCCAAGGGTTCCGCCAGGCCGCAGAGAAGGCCAAAGAGGTACTCGAAGGCGACGCTATCGACGTATCCGAGGACGACCGCGAGACGCTCGTCAAAATCGCCTCAACGGCGATGACGGGCAAGGGCGCAGAGTCCGCGAAGGACCTCCTCGCAGAACTCGTCGTAGACTCCGTACTCGCCGTCGCGGACGACGACGGTATCGACACGGACAACGTTTCCATCGAGAAGGTTGTCGGCGGTTCCATCGACAACTCCGAACTCGTCGAGGGCGTCATCGTGGACAAAGAGCGCGTCCACGAGAACATGCCCTACATGGTCGAGGACGCCAACGTCGCACTGTTCGACGGTGCCCTCGAAGTTCGTGAGACCGAAATCGACGCCGAAGTCAACGTCACCGACCCCGACCAGCTTCAGCAGTTCCTCGACCAAGAGGAAAAACAGCTGAAAGAGATGGTCGATCAGCTCGTCGATGTCGGCGCAGACGTCGTATTCGTCGGCGACGGTATCGACGACATGGCCCAGCACTACCTCGCCAAAGAGGGCATCCTCGCGGTCCGCCGCGCGAAGTCCTCTGATCTCAAGCGTCTCGCCCGCGCGACGGGCGGTAGCGTCGTCGGCTCGCTCGACGACATCGAAGCGGACGACCTCGGCTTCGCCGGCTCCGTCGGCCAGAAGGACATCGGCGGCGACGAGCGCATCTTCGTCGAGGACGTCGAAGAAGCAAAGTCCGTCACGCTCATCCTCCGCGGCGGCACCGACCACGTCGTTGACGAAGTCGAGCGCGCTATCGACGACTCCCTCGGCGTCGTCCGTACGACGCTCGAAGACGGGAAGGTCCTCCCCGGCGGTGGCTCCCCCGAGACCGAACTGTCCCTGCAGCTCCGCGAGTTCGCAGACTCCGTCGGCGGCCGCGAACAGCTGGCCGTCGAAGCGTTCGCCGAGGCACTCGACGTGATCCCGCGCACGCTCGCTGAGAACGCCGGTCTCGATCCCATCGACTCGCTGGTTGACCTCCGCGCCCGCCACGACGGCGGCGAGTTCGGTGCCGGTCTCGACGCCTACACGGGCGAGGTCATCGACATGGAGGAAGAGGGCGTTGTCGAACCCCTCCGAGTCAAGACGCAGGCCATCGAGAGCGCGACGGAAGCGGCCGTCATGATTCTCCGCATCGACGACGTGATCGCCGCTGGCGACCTCACCGGTGGCCAGACTGGCGACGACGACGACGATGACATGCCCGCTGGCGGTGCCGGCGGCATGGGTGGCATGGGCGGTATGGGCGGCATGGGCGGCGCCATGTGA
- a CDS encoding NAD(P)H-hydrate epimerase — protein MTVVLDRTETALSGAAAHQRRILDATDVRVVSKLSATTNAVESAAVVGDALVGYGLTDALRGRAAELVELANDSGAPLVSLDVPSGVNCLGVSALNFR, from the coding sequence GTGACTGTCGTCCTCGACCGAACCGAGACAGCGTTGTCCGGGGCCGCCGCCCACCAGCGACGAATCCTCGATGCGACCGACGTTCGGGTCGTCTCCAAACTGTCGGCGACGACTAACGCAGTCGAATCGGCGGCCGTCGTCGGCGATGCACTCGTCGGGTATGGTCTCACAGATGCCTTGCGAGGACGAGCGGCGGAACTGGTCGAGTTAGCGAACGACAGCGGTGCGCCGCTCGTCTCACTGGATGTTCCGTCCGGAGTCAACTGCCTCGGGGTATCCGCCTTGAATTTTCGATGA
- a CDS encoding signal recognition particle protein Srp54 gives MVLDNLGSSLRGSLDKLQGKSRLDEDDVEEIVREIQRSLLSADVDVNLVMDLSSSIKERALNEEPPGGTSARDHVLKIVYEELVGLIGESTDIPLEPQTILLAGLQGSGKTTTAAKMAWWFSTKGLRAAVIQTDTFRPGAYDQAKQMCERAEVEFYGDPDEEDPVKIARDGLEATEDADIHIVDTAGRHALEDALIDEIEDIDSAVNPDRSLLVLDAAIGQGAKDQARQFDDSIGIDGVAITKLDGTAKGGGALTAVNETDSSIGFLGTGETVQDIERFEPNGFISRLLGMGDLKQLSERVERAMAETQEEEDDWDPEDIMKGSFTLKDMQKQMEAMNRMGPLDQVLDMIPGLGGGFKDQLPDDAMDVTQDRMRSFDVIMDSMTEAELENPRTIGASRVRRIARGSGKDEETVQELLEQHKMMERTIKQFQGMGDGDMQRMMKKLQNQGGGGGGGLGGMGPFGD, from the coding sequence ATGGTACTCGACAATCTCGGGAGTTCTCTCCGCGGCAGTCTCGACAAACTGCAGGGGAAGTCCCGCCTCGACGAGGACGACGTCGAGGAGATCGTCCGCGAGATTCAACGCTCGCTTCTCTCTGCGGACGTGGACGTGAATCTCGTGATGGACCTCTCTTCGTCCATCAAAGAGCGTGCGCTAAACGAAGAACCGCCCGGCGGAACCTCCGCCCGCGACCACGTCCTCAAAATCGTCTACGAGGAACTGGTCGGCCTCATCGGCGAATCCACCGATATCCCGCTAGAACCGCAGACTATCCTCCTCGCCGGATTGCAGGGGTCGGGGAAGACGACTACCGCCGCGAAGATGGCGTGGTGGTTCTCGACGAAGGGACTCCGCGCTGCGGTCATCCAGACGGACACTTTCCGACCCGGTGCGTACGACCAGGCAAAGCAGATGTGCGAACGCGCCGAGGTGGAGTTCTACGGCGACCCGGACGAGGAGGACCCCGTCAAAATCGCCCGCGACGGACTGGAAGCCACCGAGGACGCCGATATCCACATCGTGGACACCGCCGGTCGGCACGCCCTCGAAGACGCGCTGATCGACGAAATCGAGGATATCGACAGCGCTGTGAACCCCGACCGGTCGCTACTCGTTCTCGACGCCGCAATCGGGCAGGGCGCGAAAGACCAAGCCCGGCAGTTCGACGACTCCATCGGCATTGACGGCGTCGCCATCACCAAACTCGACGGGACGGCGAAGGGTGGCGGTGCCCTGACGGCTGTCAACGAGACGGACTCCTCTATCGGCTTCCTCGGCACCGGTGAGACGGTCCAAGATATCGAACGCTTCGAACCCAACGGCTTCATCTCCCGTCTGTTGGGGATGGGCGACCTGAAGCAACTGTCCGAACGGGTCGAACGCGCGATGGCCGAGACCCAAGAGGAGGAAGACGACTGGGACCCCGAGGACATCATGAAGGGGTCGTTCACCCTCAAGGACATGCAAAAGCAGATGGAGGCGATGAATCGGATGGGACCGCTGGATCAGGTTCTCGACATGATCCCGGGTCTCGGCGGCGGGTTCAAAGACCAACTGCCCGACGACGCGATGGACGTGACGCAAGACCGGATGCGGTCGTTCGATGTCATCATGGACTCGATGACCGAAGCTGAACTGGAGAATCCGCGTACTATCGGTGCCTCCCGTGTCCGCCGTATCGCCCGCGGGTCCGGCAAGGACGAAGAGACGGTTCAGGAACTGCTCGAACAGCACAAGATGATGGAGCGAACCATCAAGCAGTTCCAAGGGATGGGCGACGGCGACATGCAGCGGATGATGAAGAAACTCCAGAATCAGGGCGGCGGCGGTGGCGGCGGACTCGGCGGCATGGGTCCGTTCGGTGACTGA